A DNA window from Pongo abelii isolate AG06213 chromosome 2, NHGRI_mPonAbe1-v2.0_pri, whole genome shotgun sequence contains the following coding sequences:
- the FAM107A gene encoding actin-associated protein FAM107A: MYSEIQRERADIGGLMARPEYREWNPELIKPKKLLNPVKASRSHQELHRELLMNHRRGLGVDSKPELQRVLEHRRRNQLIKKKKEELEAKRLQCPFEQELLRRQQRLNQLEKPPEKEEDHAPEFIKVRENLRRIATLTSEERVL; this comes from the exons ATGTACTCGGAGATCCAGAGGGAGCGGGCGGACATCGGGGGCCTGATGGCCCGGCCAGAATACAGAGAGTGGAATCCGGAGCTCATCAAGCCCAAGAAGCTGCTGAACCCCGTGAAGGCCTCTCGGAGTCACCAGGAGCTCCACCGGGAGCTGCTCATGAACCACAGAAG GGGCCTTGGTGTGGACAGCAAGCCAGAGCTGCAGCGTGTCCTGGAGCACCGCCGGCGGAACCAGCTCatcaagaagaagaaggaggagctgGAAGCCAAGCGGCTGCAGTGCCCCTTTGAGCAGGAGCTGCTGAGACGGCAGCAGAGGCTGAACCAG CTGGAAAAACCAccagagaaggaagaggatcACGCCCCCGAGTTTATTAAAGTCAGGGAAAACCTGCggagaattgccacactgaccaGCGAAGAGAGAGTGCTGTAG